The Gracilinanus agilis isolate LMUSP501 unplaced genomic scaffold, AgileGrace unplaced_scaffold48620, whole genome shotgun sequence genome includes a region encoding these proteins:
- the LOC123255557 gene encoding RNA-binding protein EWS-like isoform X4 — MASTDYSTYSQAAAQQGYSAYAAQPAQGYAQTTQAYGQQSYGAYGQPTDVSYTQAQTTATYGQTAYATSYGQPPTGYTTPTAPQAYSQPVQGYGTGAYDTTTATVTTTQASYAAQSAYGTQPAYPTYGQQPATAAPARPQDGSKPAETSQPQSSTAGYSQPSLGYGQSNYSYPQVPGSYPMQPVTAPPSYPPTSYSSTQPTSYDQSSYSQQNTYGQQSSYGQQSSYGQQSSYGQQPPTSYPPQTGSYSQAPSQYSQQSSSYGQQSAFRQDHPSSMGVYGQESGGFSGPGENRSMSGPDNRGRGRGGFDRGGMSRGGRGGGGGGRGGMGAGERGGFNKPGGPMEEGPDLDLGPPVDPDEDSENSAIYVQGLNESVTADELADFFKQCGVVKMNKRTGQPMINIYLDKETGKPKGDATVSYDDPPTAKAAVEWFDGKDFQGSKLKVSLARKKPPMNSMRGGIGGLMDRGGPGGMFRGGRGGDRGGFRGGRGMDRGGFGGGRRGGPGGPPGPLMEQMGGRRGGRGGPGKIDKGEHRQERRDRPY, encoded by the exons GGAGCCTACGGGCAGCCTACTGATGTCAGCTATACACAGGCTCAAACAACTGCGACGTATGGGCAGACTGCGTATGCAACCTCTTATGGACAGCCTCCAACAGGTTATACTACACCAACTGCACCTCAAGCTTACAGTCAGCCTGTCCAAGGATATGGCACGGGGGCCTACGACACCACCACTGCTACAGTTACGACCACCCAAGCATCCTATGCAGCCCAATCTGCATATGGCACCCAGCCTGCTTACCCAACCTATGGGCAGCAGCCAGCAACTGCAGCCCCTGCAAGACCCCAGGATGGTAGCAAGCCCGCTGAGACTAGTCAGCCTCAATCTAGTACAGCAGGCTACAGCCAACCCAGCCTAGGATACGGGCAGAGCAACTACAGTTACCCACAGGTGCCAGGCAGCTACCCCATGCAGCCAGTCACCGCACCTCCATCCTATCCTCCAACCAGCTATTCCTCTACCCAGCCGACTAGTTACGATCAGAGCAGTTACTCCCAGCAGAATACCTATGGGCAGCAGAGCAGCTATGGACAGCAGAGTAGCTATGGTCAACAGAGCAGCTATGGGCAGCAGCCCCCCACTAGTTATCCCCCCCAAACTGGATCCTACAGCCAGGCTCCAAGTCAATATAGCCAACAGAGCAGCAGCTACGGGCAGCAGAGTGCATTCCGGCAGGACCATCCCAGTAGCATGGGTGTATATGGGCAGGAGTCTGGAGGCTTTTCCGGACCTGGAGAAAACCGGAGCATGAGTGGCCCTGATAACCGGGGCAGGGGAAGAGGGGGATTTGATCGTGGAGGCATGAGCAGAGGTGggcggggaggaggaggaggaggacgcgGTGGAATGGGCGCTGGAGAGCGAGGTGGCTTCAATAAGCCTGGTGGACCTATGGAAGAAGGACCAGACCTTGACTTAGGCCCACCTGTAGATCCAGATGAAGACTCCGAAAACAGTGCAATTTACGTACAGGGCCTGAATGAGAGCGTGACTGCTGACGAGCTGGCAGACTTTTTCAAACAGTGTGGGGTTGTCAAGATGAACAAAAGGACTGGGCAGCCGATGATAAACATTTACTTAGACAAGGAAACCGGAAAACCCAAAGGAGATGCCACCGTGTCCTATGACGACCCACCTACTGCAAAGGCTGCAGTAGAATGGTTTGATGGGAAAGATTTCCAAGGGAGCAAACTCAAAGTGTCTCTTGCTCGGAAGAAACCTCCAATGAACAGCATGCGAGGTGGCAT AGGCGGCCTCATGGACCGTGGTGGGCCTGGCGGTATGTTCCGAGGAGGCCGAGGTGGAGACAGAGGCGGCTTTCGGGGAGGTCGAGGAATGGACCGAGGGggctttggtggaggaagaagaggaggccCTGGGGGTCCTCCCGGACCTCTCATGGAGCAAATGGGTGGCAGAAGAGGAGGCCGTGGCGGGCCCGGAAAGATAGATAAAGGCGAGCATCGCCAGGAGCGCAGAGACCGGCCCTACTAG
- the LOC123255557 gene encoding RNA-binding protein EWS-like isoform X1: MASTDYSTYSQAAAQQGYSAYAAQPAQGYAQTTQAYGQQSYGAYGQPTDVSYTQAQTTATYGQTAYATSYGQPPTGYTTPTAPQAYSQPVQGYGTGAYDTTTATVTTTQASYAAQSAYGTQPAYPTYGQQPATAAPARPQDGSKPAETSQPQSSTAGYSQPSLGYGQSNYSYPQVPGSYPMQPVTAPPSYPPTSYSSTQPTSYDQSSYSQQNTYGQQSSYGQQSSYGQQSSYGQQPPTSYPPQTGSYSQAPSQYSQQSSSYGQQSAFRQDHPSSMGVYGQESGGFSGPGENRSMSGPDNRGRGRGGFDRGGMSRGGRGGGGGGRGGMGAGERGGFNKPGGPMEEGPDLDLGPPVDPDEDSENSAIYVQGLNESVTADELADFFKQCGVVKMNKRTGQPMINIYLDKETGKPKGDATVSYDDPPTAKAAVEWFDGKDFQGSKLKVSLARKKPPMNSMRGGMPPREGRGMPPPLRGGPGGPGGPGGPMGRMGGRGGDRGGFPPRGPRGSRGNPSGGGNVQHRAGDWQCPNPGCGNQNFAWRTECNQCKAPKPEGFLPPPFPPPGGDRGRGGPGGMRGGRGGLMDRGGPGGMFRGGRGGDRGGFRGGRGMDRGGFGGGRRGGPGGPPGPLMEQMGGRRGGRGGPGKIDKGEHRQERRDRPY; encoded by the coding sequence GGAGCCTACGGGCAGCCTACTGATGTCAGCTATACACAGGCTCAAACAACTGCGACGTATGGGCAGACTGCGTATGCAACCTCTTATGGACAGCCTCCAACAGGTTATACTACACCAACTGCACCTCAAGCTTACAGTCAGCCTGTCCAAGGATATGGCACGGGGGCCTACGACACCACCACTGCTACAGTTACGACCACCCAAGCATCCTATGCAGCCCAATCTGCATATGGCACCCAGCCTGCTTACCCAACCTATGGGCAGCAGCCAGCAACTGCAGCCCCTGCAAGACCCCAGGATGGTAGCAAGCCCGCTGAGACTAGTCAGCCTCAATCTAGTACAGCAGGCTACAGCCAACCCAGCCTAGGATACGGGCAGAGCAACTACAGTTACCCACAGGTGCCAGGCAGCTACCCCATGCAGCCAGTCACCGCACCTCCATCCTATCCTCCAACCAGCTATTCCTCTACCCAGCCGACTAGTTACGATCAGAGCAGTTACTCCCAGCAGAATACCTATGGGCAGCAGAGCAGCTATGGACAGCAGAGTAGCTATGGTCAACAGAGCAGCTATGGGCAGCAGCCCCCCACTAGTTATCCCCCCCAAACTGGATCCTACAGCCAGGCTCCAAGTCAATATAGCCAACAGAGCAGCAGCTACGGGCAGCAGAGTGCATTCCGGCAGGACCATCCCAGTAGCATGGGTGTATATGGGCAGGAGTCTGGAGGCTTTTCCGGACCTGGAGAAAACCGGAGCATGAGTGGCCCTGATAACCGGGGCAGGGGAAGAGGGGGATTTGATCGTGGAGGCATGAGCAGAGGTGggcggggaggaggaggaggaggacgcgGTGGAATGGGCGCTGGAGAGCGAGGTGGCTTCAATAAGCCTGGTGGACCTATGGAAGAAGGACCAGACCTTGACTTAGGCCCACCTGTAGATCCAGATGAAGACTCCGAAAACAGTGCAATTTACGTACAGGGCCTGAATGAGAGCGTGACTGCTGACGAGCTGGCAGACTTTTTCAAACAGTGTGGGGTTGTCAAGATGAACAAAAGGACTGGGCAGCCGATGATAAACATTTACTTAGACAAGGAAACCGGAAAACCCAAAGGAGATGCCACCGTGTCCTATGACGACCCACCTACTGCAAAGGCTGCAGTAGAATGGTTTGATGGGAAAGATTTCCAAGGGAGCAAACTCAAAGTGTCTCTTGCTCGGAAGAAACCTCCAATGAACAGCATGCGAGGTGGCATGCCACCCCGTGAAGGCAGAGGGATGCCTCCCCCTCTCCGAGGAGGTCCTGGAGGACCAGGGGGGCCAGGAGGTCCCATGGGTCGAATGGGAGGCAGAGGAGGAGACAGGGGAGGTTTTCCACCAAGAGGACCCAGGGGTTCGCGTGGAAACCCCTCAGGAGGAGGAAATGTCCAGCACAGAGCAGGGGATTGGCAGTGCCCTAACCCAGGCTGCGGAAACCAGAATTTTGCCTGGAGAACAGAGTGTAATCAGTGCAAGGCCCCTAAGCCGGAGGGATTTCTGCCACCACCCTTTCCCCCTCCAGGTGGTGATCGTGGCAGAGGCGGCCCCGGCGGCATGAGGGGCGGCAGAGGCGGCCTCATGGACCGTGGTGGGCCTGGCGGTATGTTCCGAGGAGGCCGAGGTGGAGACAGAGGCGGCTTTCGGGGAGGTCGAGGAATGGACCGAGGGggctttggtggaggaagaagaggaggccCTGGGGGTCCTCCCGGACCTCTCATGGAGCAAATGGGTGGCAGAAGAGGAGGCCGTGGCGGGCCCGGAAAGATAGATAAAGGCGAGCATCGCCAGGAGCGCAGAGACCGGCCCTACTAG
- the LOC123255557 gene encoding RNA-binding protein EWS-like isoform X2: MASTDYSTYSQAAAQQGYSAYAAQPAQGYAQTTQAYGQQSYGAYGQPTDVSYTQAQTTATYGQTAYATSYGQPPTGYTTPTAPQAYSQPVQGYGTGAYDTTTATVTTTQASYAAQSAYGTQPAYPTYGQQPATAAPARPQDGSKPAETSQPQSSTAGYSQPSLGYGQSNYSYPQVPGSYPMQPVTAPPSYPPTSYSSTQPTSYDQSSYSQQNTYGQQSSYGQQSSYGQQSSYGQQPPTSYPPQTGSYSQAPSQYSQQSSSYGQQSAFRQDHPSSMGVYGQESGGFSGPGENRSMSGPDNRGRGRGGFDRGGMSRGGRGGGGGGRGGMGAGERGGFNKPGGPMEEGPDLDLGPPVDPDEDSENSAIYVQGLNESVTADELADFFKQCGVVKMNKRTGQPMINIYLDKETGKPKGDATVSYDDPPTAKAAVEWFDGKDFQGSKLKVSLARKKPPMNSMRGGMPPREGRGMPPPLRGGPGGPGGPGGPMGRMGGRGGDRGGFPPRGPRGSRGNPSGGGNVQHRAGDWQCPNPGCGNQNFAWRTECNQCKAPKPEGFLPPPFPPPGGDRGRGGPGGMRGGRGGLMDRGGPGGMFRGGRGGDRGGFRGGRGMDRGGFGRGGPGKIDKGEHRQERRDRPY; this comes from the exons GGAGCCTACGGGCAGCCTACTGATGTCAGCTATACACAGGCTCAAACAACTGCGACGTATGGGCAGACTGCGTATGCAACCTCTTATGGACAGCCTCCAACAGGTTATACTACACCAACTGCACCTCAAGCTTACAGTCAGCCTGTCCAAGGATATGGCACGGGGGCCTACGACACCACCACTGCTACAGTTACGACCACCCAAGCATCCTATGCAGCCCAATCTGCATATGGCACCCAGCCTGCTTACCCAACCTATGGGCAGCAGCCAGCAACTGCAGCCCCTGCAAGACCCCAGGATGGTAGCAAGCCCGCTGAGACTAGTCAGCCTCAATCTAGTACAGCAGGCTACAGCCAACCCAGCCTAGGATACGGGCAGAGCAACTACAGTTACCCACAGGTGCCAGGCAGCTACCCCATGCAGCCAGTCACCGCACCTCCATCCTATCCTCCAACCAGCTATTCCTCTACCCAGCCGACTAGTTACGATCAGAGCAGTTACTCCCAGCAGAATACCTATGGGCAGCAGAGCAGCTATGGACAGCAGAGTAGCTATGGTCAACAGAGCAGCTATGGGCAGCAGCCCCCCACTAGTTATCCCCCCCAAACTGGATCCTACAGCCAGGCTCCAAGTCAATATAGCCAACAGAGCAGCAGCTACGGGCAGCAGAGTGCATTCCGGCAGGACCATCCCAGTAGCATGGGTGTATATGGGCAGGAGTCTGGAGGCTTTTCCGGACCTGGAGAAAACCGGAGCATGAGTGGCCCTGATAACCGGGGCAGGGGAAGAGGGGGATTTGATCGTGGAGGCATGAGCAGAGGTGggcggggaggaggaggaggaggacgcgGTGGAATGGGCGCTGGAGAGCGAGGTGGCTTCAATAAGCCTGGTGGACCTATGGAAGAAGGACCAGACCTTGACTTAGGCCCACCTGTAGATCCAGATGAAGACTCCGAAAACAGTGCAATTTACGTACAGGGCCTGAATGAGAGCGTGACTGCTGACGAGCTGGCAGACTTTTTCAAACAGTGTGGGGTTGTCAAGATGAACAAAAGGACTGGGCAGCCGATGATAAACATTTACTTAGACAAGGAAACCGGAAAACCCAAAGGAGATGCCACCGTGTCCTATGACGACCCACCTACTGCAAAGGCTGCAGTAGAATGGTTTGATGGGAAAGATTTCCAAGGGAGCAAACTCAAAGTGTCTCTTGCTCGGAAGAAACCTCCAATGAACAGCATGCGAGGTGGCATGCCACCCCGTGAAGGCAGAGGGATGCCTCCCCCTCTCCGAGGAGGTCCTGGAGGACCAGGGGGGCCAGGAGGTCCCATGGGTCGAATGGGAGGCAGAGGAGGAGACAGGGGAGGTTTTCCACCAAGAGGACCCAGGGGTTCGCGTGGAAACCCCTCAGGAGGAGGAAATGTCCAGCACAGAGCAGGGGATTGGCAGTGCCCTAACCCAGGCTGCGGAAACCAGAATTTTGCCTGGAGAACAGAGTGTAATCAGTGCAAGGCCCCTAAGCCGGAGGGATTTCTGCCACCACCCTTTCCCCCTCCAGGTGGTGATCGTGGCAGAGGCGGCCCCGGCGGCATGAGGGGCGGCAGAGGCGGCCTCATGGACCGTGGTGGGCCTGGCGGTATGTTCCGAGGAGGCCGAGGTGGAGACAGAGGCGGCTTTCGGGGAGGTCGAGGAATGGACCGAGGGggctttg GCCGTGGCGGGCCCGGAAAGATAGATAAAGGCGAGCATCGCCAGGAGCGCAGAGACCGGCCCTACTAG
- the LOC123255557 gene encoding RNA-binding protein EWS-like isoform X3, whose translation MASTDYSTYSQAAAQQGYSAYAAQPAQGYAQTTQAYGQQSYGAYGQPTDVSYTQAQTTATYGQTAYATSYGQPPTGYTTPTAPQAYSQPVQGYGTGAYDTTTATVTTTQASYAAQSAYGTQPAYPTYGQQPATAAPTSYSSTQPTSYDQSSYSQQNTYGQQSSYGQQSSYGQQSSYGQQPPTSYPPQTGSYSQAPSQYSQQSSSYGQQSAFRQDHPSSMGVYGQESGGFSGPGENRSMSGPDNRGRGRGGFDRGGMSRGGRGGGGGGRGGMGAGERGGFNKPGGPMEEGPDLDLGPPVDPDEDSENSAIYVQGLNESVTADELADFFKQCGVVKMNKRTGQPMINIYLDKETGKPKGDATVSYDDPPTAKAAVEWFDGKDFQGSKLKVSLARKKPPMNSMRGGMPPREGRGMPPPLRGGPGGPGGPGGPMGRMGGRGGDRGGFPPRGPRGSRGNPSGGGNVQHRAGDWQCPNPGCGNQNFAWRTECNQCKAPKPEGFLPPPFPPPGGDRGRGGPGGMRGGRGGLMDRGGPGGMFRGGRGGDRGGFRGGRGMDRGGFGGGRRGGPGGPPGPLMEQMGGRRGGRGGPGKIDKGEHRQERRDRPY comes from the exons GGAGCCTACGGGCAGCCTACTGATGTCAGCTATACACAGGCTCAAACAACTGCGACGTATGGGCAGACTGCGTATGCAACCTCTTATGGACAGCCTCCAACAGGTTATACTACACCAACTGCACCTCAAGCTTACAGTCAGCCTGTCCAAGGATATGGCACGGGGGCCTACGACACCACCACTGCTACAGTTACGACCACCCAAGCATCCTATGCAGCCCAATCTGCATATGGCACCCAGCCTGCTTACCCAACCTATGGGCAGCAGCCAGCAACTGCAG CTCCAACCAGCTATTCCTCTACCCAGCCGACTAGTTACGATCAGAGCAGTTACTCCCAGCAGAATACCTATGGGCAGCAGAGCAGCTATGGACAGCAGAGTAGCTATGGTCAACAGAGCAGCTATGGGCAGCAGCCCCCCACTAGTTATCCCCCCCAAACTGGATCCTACAGCCAGGCTCCAAGTCAATATAGCCAACAGAGCAGCAGCTACGGGCAGCAGAGTGCATTCCGGCAGGACCATCCCAGTAGCATGGGTGTATATGGGCAGGAGTCTGGAGGCTTTTCCGGACCTGGAGAAAACCGGAGCATGAGTGGCCCTGATAACCGGGGCAGGGGAAGAGGGGGATTTGATCGTGGAGGCATGAGCAGAGGTGggcggggaggaggaggaggaggacgcgGTGGAATGGGCGCTGGAGAGCGAGGTGGCTTCAATAAGCCTGGTGGACCTATGGAAGAAGGACCAGACCTTGACTTAGGCCCACCTGTAGATCCAGATGAAGACTCCGAAAACAGTGCAATTTACGTACAGGGCCTGAATGAGAGCGTGACTGCTGACGAGCTGGCAGACTTTTTCAAACAGTGTGGGGTTGTCAAGATGAACAAAAGGACTGGGCAGCCGATGATAAACATTTACTTAGACAAGGAAACCGGAAAACCCAAAGGAGATGCCACCGTGTCCTATGACGACCCACCTACTGCAAAGGCTGCAGTAGAATGGTTTGATGGGAAAGATTTCCAAGGGAGCAAACTCAAAGTGTCTCTTGCTCGGAAGAAACCTCCAATGAACAGCATGCGAGGTGGCATGCCACCCCGTGAAGGCAGAGGGATGCCTCCCCCTCTCCGAGGAGGTCCTGGAGGACCAGGGGGGCCAGGAGGTCCCATGGGTCGAATGGGAGGCAGAGGAGGAGACAGGGGAGGTTTTCCACCAAGAGGACCCAGGGGTTCGCGTGGAAACCCCTCAGGAGGAGGAAATGTCCAGCACAGAGCAGGGGATTGGCAGTGCCCTAACCCAGGCTGCGGAAACCAGAATTTTGCCTGGAGAACAGAGTGTAATCAGTGCAAGGCCCCTAAGCCGGAGGGATTTCTGCCACCACCCTTTCCCCCTCCAGGTGGTGATCGTGGCAGAGGCGGCCCCGGCGGCATGAGGGGCGGCAGAGGCGGCCTCATGGACCGTGGTGGGCCTGGCGGTATGTTCCGAGGAGGCCGAGGTGGAGACAGAGGCGGCTTTCGGGGAGGTCGAGGAATGGACCGAGGGggctttggtggaggaagaagaggaggccCTGGGGGTCCTCCCGGACCTCTCATGGAGCAAATGGGTGGCAGAAGAGGAGGCCGTGGCGGGCCCGGAAAGATAGATAAAGGCGAGCATCGCCAGGAGCGCAGAGACCGGCCCTACTAG